CTTTTCCTTGATGGAGAGACCAGGATCATCGCATTCATCGCCAGAAACCTTTTTCTTCTTTTTCTTCTTGGTCGGAGCAGGCTGTTCGTCTTCATCGACTCGACGCTTGCGCTTGTTCATCGTCGCTTCTTCTTCGGCGTCGACTTTTTTTTTCTTTTTCTTCTTCGGAGCTACTTCGTCGTCGCTAGCCTCTACACGGCGCTTGCGAGTCGTAATGGTAGCCTCTTCATCGGGCTTCTTTTCGCCCTTCTTCTGCAAAGCGCGGAGCTTCGCCTTGTCGAGCGGATCGGCAGAAGCCTTGGTGATATCCTTGTCGTACTTACCGCCCCACACGTTACCGAGCAGGGAACCGGATTCCAAGGCATCCTTCAGAATGCCCATTGCCCATTCGTCATTTGCCGGCGGCAAAAGCTTGAAGCGCAAGTTACGAATCCTGGTCGGTTCGTCTTCAAAGAACAGCATCATGTCGAAGAAACCCACCTGGTATTCCTTGTTGTCAGAGCCAACGGCCGTCGAAGGAACATAGGCAAGCATTGCATAGACATCGCCATCGAAAAGGCCAGTAATCAAGGCATCGCCGTCACCGCCCGGGGCCTGCACTTCACCGTCAGCCTGGAAAGCCCACGGAGCGACATCCACCGTCAAGCGGAATTTGTGATAGCCCTTATCGGCCTTTTTCAGCTTGAGCAGGGCACCCGAAAAAGCCTGGAACTCAGGCTTCAGCGTTTGCGCCGAACAAACCGCGACAAAAACCAAACAAAGCAACACTATAAGTTTTTTCATAGGATCCTCCCTTGAAAGACTTATTAATTCTTAAAGAACAGAGCCTTGGCAGCCTCGAACATCGGGTCCTTTTCATCCGGGTTGCGGCATTCCGTATAGATACGAACCTTCGGTTCGGTACCGGACGGACGCACCAGCATCCAGGAGTCATCGTCGAAGATCACCTTCACGCCGTCGAGCGTGAGGAGCTGCTTCACGGTCTTTTCGTTGTTACCGACCATGACCTTTGCACCCGGCTGGGCGATCGTGGCGATAGCGTCAACCTTGGCCTTGAGCGGAGCGCCAACGAGGGACTTGTCCACTTCGAAACCGGAACGGGTCGGGTAGAAGCGGCCATATTCTTCGTACAGGGCATCCAGGTATTCACCGAGGTTCTTGCCGGTGACAGCCATGATTTCAAGAGCGATGAGGAGGCCGAACTGGGCATCCTTTTCAAGCGTGTTGTTCAGGCCGGAAATACCGTCGGATTCTTCGAAAGCCACGAGAGCCTTCTGCTTGGCGTTGCGGGAGAGCCAGGGGCGGAAGTTCTTGAAGCCCACCGGAGTTTCCATCACAGGCACGCCGAGCTTTTCGGCAATGATGTTCACAAAGTTAGAAGTAGCGACGGACTTAGCCACGCAGCCCTGTTCCTTGCGCCAGGTAGCCATGTAGTGGAAAGCGATAGCACCGAACTGGTTCATATCGATTTCGCGGGTGCCGTCGTAGAAACGGATACGGTCACCATCCGGGTCGAAGATTGCGCCCAGGCGGAACCAGCTCTTGCTTTCGTCGAGGACCTTGCGGACCTTTTCGAGGTTCTTGCTGGACGGTTCCGGAGCGATACCGCCGAACAGGGAGTCGTCTTCGTTACGGAGCGTAATCAGGCATTCCGGATTGTCGAGGAGAGCGGCCGGACGGCGACGGGTAGAACCATGCACGTGGTCGCACACGAGAGTCAGGCGCCCCTTCTTGATGAAGTCCTTGATGCGGTCGAACTTGATGGTGCCCTGCTTGACCAAGAATTCCTTGTAAATCTTGAGGGAGTCGATCAATTCCCAGTCGACCTTGCCCACCGGTTCAAACTTCCAGGTGGCCATCATTTCGTTGCTGAGCTTGGTGATCACGTTCGTGATTTCCGGACCGGCAGGACCGCCGTCAGCCGGGTTGAACTTGATACCGTTGTAGTGGCTCGGGTTGTGGCTCGGAGTCATGTTGATGGAGCAGGCGGCACCGAGCATTTCGATGCAGGCGCTGAATTCCGGAGTCGGCATTTCGCCACCGTAGTAGACCTTCACGCCGGCCTTGGCGAACTGGTCTGCCACAGCTTCGCAGAATTCGTGACCGAGCAAACGGTTGTCGTGACCCACGACCACGCCGCGCTTCTGGAGTTCGGCAAAATCCTTCACGCCGAGAGCTTCGAAAAGTTCCGGTGTGGCTTCCTTATAGAGGCGCACGATAGCGGCACCCACGACCTGCAGATTGCGGAGGGTGAATTCAGAACCGATTTCGCCGCGCCAACCGGACGTACCAAAGCTAACCTTGGCGGGTTCCTGGGAGGTCAGGGCGACCTGTTTCACCTGTTCGACCAGGCCCATATCGGTAGCCGGGTTGAATTCGGGGGACTGAATCTTTTTCCAAATCTGGGTAATGTTTTCCATAAGGGATCCTTTTGTGATTTTTTCGCGAGAAATTTAGTAAAAATTGCGTTTTCGCAAGAGCCTTTCTGCATATTTACAGCACATTAAAACACTATTGAGGCAACACAAACGGCCTTGACGCAAATTCGTATTCTATTACATTTCAATGTTTTACATTTATTGTGCGACAAAACACCCAAGCAAGCAATTTCTACATTCCGTCCCAGCGTATAATTTGTACGTAATGC
This sequence is a window from uncultured Fibrobacter sp.. Protein-coding genes within it:
- a CDS encoding phosphomannomutase, whose amino-acid sequence is MENITQIWKKIQSPEFNPATDMGLVEQVKQVALTSQEPAKVSFGTSGWRGEIGSEFTLRNLQVVGAAIVRLYKEATPELFEALGVKDFAELQKRGVVVGHDNRLLGHEFCEAVADQFAKAGVKVYYGGEMPTPEFSACIEMLGAACSINMTPSHNPSHYNGIKFNPADGGPAGPEITNVITKLSNEMMATWKFEPVGKVDWELIDSLKIYKEFLVKQGTIKFDRIKDFIKKGRLTLVCDHVHGSTRRRPAALLDNPECLITLRNEDDSLFGGIAPEPSSKNLEKVRKVLDESKSWFRLGAIFDPDGDRIRFYDGTREIDMNQFGAIAFHYMATWRKEQGCVAKSVATSNFVNIIAEKLGVPVMETPVGFKNFRPWLSRNAKQKALVAFEESDGISGLNNTLEKDAQFGLLIALEIMAVTGKNLGEYLDALYEEYGRFYPTRSGFEVDKSLVGAPLKAKVDAIATIAQPGAKVMVGNNEKTVKQLLTLDGVKVIFDDDSWMLVRPSGTEPKVRIYTECRNPDEKDPMFEAAKALFFKN